The DNA segment CTGCAGGATAACTCGAGCTCCTCAGTTCTGACTACCAAGAATTTAGATCTAAGTGATTACACCGAACTGATCGTGGAATTTGATTACCAAGTGGAAGACTTTGAAGAAGGGGAGGACTTTTGGCTGCAACTCTCCACCGATGGAGGCAAGACCTATGAGAGAGTGGTTACTTTTGTCAAGGATGTGGATTTCCTGGATGATGGAACAGTCTATCTCGAATCCCTGGTGATTAAGGGATATAAGTTGACCAAGAAAACGCGGATTCGATTCCGCTGTGATGCCAGCAATGATAAGGATGATCTCTTCCTGGATAACCTAGGCCTATGGGCCAAGTAGATTAACTTTTCTTTCACCCCACAGCTACCCGCTTTCCTCACCCTCCGATTAAGCCGCCATTACCTACTCAGTATTGATTAGCTGGCAAAGCTTGGGGCTTACCAAGATTTTTAATTCTCTAAGGCATCATGCGGGTTGAATATTGAGACATTACGTATTCATCTTGCTTTCAAATATTCGAGAAACGATTAGGAGAATAAGGGCAACAGATGCAGGTAAATACTCTCCATCTCCTGCATTGATATGCGCAGATAGCGCTAATAGAAAATTAAAAAAGAATCCGGCGTAGGCCCATTCTTTCAGTAATGGTGACTTTCTTGTTAAAATGGCAATGACTCCCAGAAGCTTCATCAGTGCCAATGGATATATGATATAACTGGGGTAGCCAAGTTTTGTAAAGGCTTCAAGAATTGTCTCATGTTGAATGATGTAGACTGAGGCACTCATAAGCATCAGTGCAGAGAGTAAACCTGTAGAAATCCAGTAGATTATCTTGTTACTTTTTTTCATGGGTAGTTTAAGTATACTGTTGAGTGGTAGTTGTTATGTCTGTGCGGTTCTAGCGCGCATTACTGCAAAGCCTCTCCAAGTGAAGCAATTCTGGTGTCTGTTGTCGATACAAAGAAAACTGATGGATGAACGAACTACTAAACAGGCCTACTAACTAAATGGAAAGTATACTCTAGCTCTATGCCAGGCTGATATTATTTTTGCCACGCAGTTATTTACATCTACATGGCTTTTATATGGATTAGAACAACTAAGCTAGGTAGTCACTGCCCTCACAAGATTTAAATGGTAATTGCCTAAGTGTCGTGTATTAGTGAAAGCATGCTGTTACGACAACGTATTATATCGAGAAATTTTCTTTCCAGTCTGCTTTTATCTATCGTATGTTTAGTTTCTGAGTCTGGTGTTTTGTTACAAGCAGATTCTCAAGTAGATGCTTCAACCATTCATGGCAAACTCATGTGTGGTTATCAGGCATGGTTTAGACATCCGGGAGATGGGTCTACCCCTAAGGGAGGAATCGAAAAGAATAGGGACAGGTGGGTTCACTGGTGCTCAAGGCAGAATCCAAGAAATATTACTGTCGAAATGTGGCCTGATATGTCGGAATACTCCAAGAAGTATGATACGGGTTTAAAATTTAATAACGGTGAGCCGGCTTATGTATTTTCAAGCTGGGATCCCGCAGTATTTGATCTCCATTTTCGCTGGATGAAGGAATACAATATCGATGGAGTCTATCAACAGCAGTTTATTGGACAGTTATATGAAGAGCGCGATCTGCATATTCTGAAAAATGTCAAAAAGCACTGCGAAAAATACGGACGCGTTTTTGCCCTCGAATATGATGTAAGTGGTTCGGCAAAAAATCTACCTCTTGTCTTGAAAGATTGGGAGAGGATTGTTGAGGAGGGCTTCACGAAAAGTCCGTCTTATTTGCACCATAAAGGAAAACCATTGTTGAGCATTTGGGGCTTTGGTTTTACGACGCGTCCCTACGAAGCTGATGTGGCCATTGATTTTATTAATAAACTGAAGAATCATCAAAATCCAGCATGTCGTCCGACATTGATTGGGGGTGTTCCTACGGCATGGAGAACATTAGATCGTGATTCTCGCTCCGATCCAAAGTGGGCCGAAGTGTATGCGATGTTTGATGTGATTTCCCCTTGGACAGTAGGTCGCTATGGTAATCAAGCACTGGCGGATAAGCATTTTAAGGAATATTGGGAACCAGACCTCAAGCACTTAAAAAAGGCTGGTGTCGAGTACCTACCTATTATTTTTCCAGGAAGCTGCATGGCTAATTTGAAATCTACCAAGGGGGAAAGTGTTCATAATAATTTTTCAAGACAGGGGGGACACTTCATATGGCGTCAAGCTTACAATCTGATCAAAGGAGGAGCGAAGACTATTAAAATAGCCATGTTCGATGAAGTCGATGAGGCCACAGCTATTTTCAAAACAACGGTTACTCATGATGAGGTTCCTAATGTCAATCAGTTCCCCTTAGGAAAGCATCCGCCAGGTCTTTTTGTAACGATGCAAAGTGATGGTTTTGATATTCAGAGTGACCATTATCTAAAAGTGGCAGGAGAAATTAATAAGTCCTTGGATAATCCCTCTACGCTCAGCGAAGTCCTTCCCTTAGAGGCTCCTTTGCTACGTGAGGCTACATCTAAACCAGATGCTTTGATAGCGATACGTCCGATCCGTAATACTAAGATAGGTGAGGCATTAAAAAATGGTAAAACAGCCAGGATGGGCAAGCCACCGCACTCTTGGTACGAGCGTGCCTGGAAGGGCGAGAATCATGTCTGGAGGTTAGAGGAATCCCAAGCACTCCATCTGCAAATAGGAGAGAGTTATGGCAACGCCGTAAAGAACCAGTTGACAGTGAAGGTCGACTTCTTTGCTGATGCTGGAGGTGTCCTGGGAATTGAATATTTAAAAAGCAATCAAAGCAGAACTAAGGTTGAAGAAGAGATAAACGGACTTAAAGGCGGTGAGCAATCCCTACAATTTGTATTGGATGGGATCACTTGCAAACGCCAATTACCTGGCAAAACAGATTTGAGGATTTATCGCAAAGACGAAACTAAAAAGTTTGCTGCTGTAGATATCAAAACGCTCACTTTTATCAGAGATTAAGAGTACACCTATAGGTTATTTTGCCTAATTAGTTATTTAATTTGGCCGAATACTTAAGAAATTAGATTTATAGTCTTTTGTTTTGACGAAGATCTTTAGGATCAAAACAAGATCTATGTGTTTAGATTTCTATTCCTTGATACTCAGATTTGAGTCATGAAGAAAAAAATACTTTTTGTTGATGATGAGCAGTTTGTTCTAGATGGCATGAAGCGCTCTATGCGCAAGATGCGGGGTCAGTGGGAGACTGACTTTGCAAATTCTGGTCACGCAGCGCTAGAAAAAATATCAAGCAGTCATTACGACATTATTGTCTCCGATATGCGTATGCCTAAAATGAATGGAGCGCAATTATTACAAGAAGTTAAGCGTCGTGATCCGCAAACCATCCGCTTTATGTTATCAGGTTATTCTGACCAGGATCTGATTTTGCAATCACTCAATGCTACGCATCAGTTTTTAAATAAGCCTTGTAATCCAACCCACTTGATGGAAGCGATGGCAAGAGCAGAAGATATAGAGCAATTTCTAGGTAACAAGGAACTTGAAAGCCTATTAAAGGGAATGAACCGAGTTCCTTCTATTCCGTCTCTCTATAGAGCGGTAAATGAAAAACTAGATGAGCCTTCCTGCGACTTGCAGGAGATTGCGGAGTTAATCAAACAGGATCCTGGCAGCACTGCCAAAATACTCAGCATTGTTAATTCGGCATTTTTTGGCAATCCACAAAAAATGGTTGATCCATTAGAAGCTATTCAGTATCTGGGATTAGAAATCGTCAAATCACTTTTGTTATCTAGTCAAATTTTTTCTCAATTCGAAGAAGTAGAAAAAAGAGGTTTCCCTATTGATAGCTTATGTAACCAGAGTCTTAAAACGGCTCATTTAGCTTCCAAGATAGCAGCATTTGAAAAAGCAGAGAAGAAGACAATAGATGAAGCATTCACTGGAGGTTTACTACATGACATAGGGCAATTGATATTATATTTCAATTTTCCTGATACTTATAATGAGATCTTCGAAAAGACTAAAAATGGTCAAGTAAGTCTCTCAGATTTAGAAGAGGAATTAATTGGATCTAGTCATGCTGAAGTAGGCTCGTTTCTCTTAGGTCTTTGGGGGCTTCCACTACCAATTATTGACGCAATTCGTATGCATCATTCTCCTAATTTATCCTCAGACTTAAAATTTAGTGCTCTTACAGCAGTTCATGTTGCAAGCGCTGAAATGAAAGAAGAATCTCTCAAGACAACTGAAGATAAGGTGGATCTAGAATATCTTAAAAAATTAGGCCTTGATGACCATCTTCCAGACTGGATTGAACTAATCAATAACAACCAAGGTGATTTCTAATGGATACAAAGATTCTATGTGTTGATGATGAGGAGAACGTGGTCCTTGGATATCGCAGAAGCCTGAGAAAGTCCTTTAAAATTATTACAGCCACGAGTGGGGTTGAAGCTTTAGAAAAGCTAAAAAATGACGGACCTTATGCTGTTATTGTCTCAGATATGCAGATGCCCTCCATGACCGGAGTTGAGTTATTAGCTCAATCAATGGAAATAGTTCCTGACACAGTTCGTATTATGCTGACTGGTAATGCCGATCAAAAAACTGCAATTGATGCAGTTAACGATGGTAATATTTTTCAATTTTTAAATAAGCCATGTAGCTCTGAGGTCCTAGAGAAAGCTATTTCTAGAGGAGTACGCCAATATAAGTTAGTAACAGCTGAGAAGGAGCTTTTAGAAAATACCTTAAACGGAAGCATCAAGACGTTGCTAGATATTTTGTCAATGATGGATCAAAAGGCGTTTAGTCGTTCGCAACAGCTCAAGAAAATGGTTCAACGCTTTTGCACTTGTTTCGATGTTCAAGAAGTTTGGGAGTTAGAGCTTGCAGCGATGTTAAGTGATATAGGAAAAATTACTATACCACCCCTTGTTTTACAAAAAATCCAAGATCACCAAGTGCTTACGGATGAAGAAAAAAAGATATATGAAAAAGTTCCCGAGTTAAGTCATAATCTTATCTCTAATATTCCTCGCCTAGAGGACGTTGCAGAAATTATTTTTTACCAGAACAAGAATTATGACGGCTCAGGATTTCCTTTGAATAATAAAAAGGGTGAAGATATACCCGTAGGCGCTCGCATTTTAAAGATTCTTTCTGAGCTAGTCTATTTAGAGTCAAGAGGCATAGATAAATTCTCTGCTATTGAGGAAATGCAGAAGAGGCAAGGTGTATATGATATTCAAATCTTAACAGCTGCTGCGGCCGGTTTTGAAGAGGTGGAAGATGAGGAATACACGGTCCAAGAGATTACGTGCATCAAAGACTTCTCTCCAGGTCAGATATTACTAGGAGATATCAGTGACCAACAAGGCACTATGATTTTATCAAATGGTAATGAATTGACCTCAATGCATATTCAGAAGATTAAGAATTTTTCAGAAATTACCAAAATAGTATTTCCCATTACAGTGCGTGTACCGAATTATTCAATAAAAGTTCTTCAGAAAGGATAAAACTCATGGCCTCTTCAAAACAAATGCTTGAGAATATTTCGAAAGATACAATCACATCACCAACGTATAATTTTTGCCAAGAGAAGGTTTTATTCGTGGATGACGATGCCAAAATTCTCTCAACTATGAAAAGGCAATTTCGCTCTGCCTTTATTATTGATACAGCAGAATCTGGAGCAGCAGGCTTAGAGTTGCTTAATAATGGTGAAGAATATGCAGTCATTGTAGCCGATATGAAGATGCCATATATGGATGGTGTTGAGTTTCTAAAGAAGGCCAAAGTAGCTTCTCATGATTCTATTCGAATCATGCTCACCGGTAATGCAGATCAAAAAACAGCTATAGATGCAGTTAATCAAGGACAGATATATCAATTTCTAAATAAGCCTTGCGATAAAGATGTCTTAGAAATGACAATCAAGTCTGCCATAAAATATTACTGGCTATCCCAAGCAGAGCGTGAGTTATTTGAAAAGACACTTCATGGTAGCGTAAAAATTATGACAGAGCTTCTCTCCATGACACGGCCTCAGCTTTTTAAGCATGCGATTAAACTTCAGGATCTAGCTGAAGATTTTGGTAAACACATGGAAGCAGAAAAGCCTTGGGTGATGAAATTAGCAATCATGCTCTCACAAATAGGCTTTATGACCATAACGGATGAATTGGCAGGTCGAGTTAGAGCAAATAGGAGCTTTACTGCAAAAGAGGAGGAAATTGTTTCAAAGATACCCCTAAACACTGCAACACTCTTATCCCAAATCCCCCATTTAGGAGAAGTCGCTTATGTTGTTTCTCACTTAGATACTCAATTTAATGGGTTCAATTCACCGGATCGTAGCGAGGGTGATGATATTCCCAAAGCTTCAAGAATTATAAAAATTCTCTCAGATTACCTCAATTTACAATCACATGGTCAAAGTAAACAACAGGCTCTTGAAACGATGTTTCAACGCAAGGGATGGTACGATCCTTCAATTTTATTTTCTTTCAAGAGCTGGCTTTTAGAACACCAGGTGTCTGCAACTAAGAAAAAGGCGGTATCTCTCAATGAACTCAAAATTGGTGATATTATTATGCAGGACATAGTAAGTCCTAATGGAAATTGTTTGCTAGATGCCTATGAAAGAATAACGGCTATCAGGCTTCAGCAACTACACAATCTGAGTGAACTGATAGGTTTAGTAGAACCCGTTTACATTGAAGATTATAGCGAATGATTTTATAGGCTGAATCACAATCCGTCTGAAAAAATCTGATAATCGACAGACTGATCATACGCTCATGGGCATATGAATAGAGAAAGTGGTACTTTTTCCTTCCTCGCAAGTAAAACTAAGTTTACCTTCATGCTTTTCAGTGATAATAGAGTGACAAATAGATAAACCTTGGCCCGTTCCTTTACCAACTTCTTTGGTAGTAAAAAAGGGATCAAAAATTTTGCTTTGAATATCTTTGGGAATGCCTCCTCCAGTATCTTTAATCCAGATGAGGACTTCCTTATCTAAAGCTTTAGTGCCTACTTCGATAGTTCCTTTTTGGCCTTCTTCCATTTTTTCTTCAATCGCCTGAGCAGCATTCACAACCAAATTTAAAATGACCTGGTTAAATTCGTCAGGGAAGCAAAAAACATGAGGACATTGGTTATCGAATTGTGTCTCAAGGTCGGCAACATATTTCCATTCATTTCGACTAACCATAAGAGTGCTATCGATAGAGCGGTTTAAATCTATTTTAGCCTTTTCGCTGGAGCCAGGATGGGAAAAGTCTTTCATGGCACTCACTATTTTCGTGACACGTGTGATGCCATCCTTTGCATGTTTGAGTGAGAGTGGTGCTTCTTCTCTCAAGAAGTCTATGTCTCCATCTTCCTTAAACTGAGAAACTTGTTCTTTTAAACCCCTTTCTGGGGCGTCCCTATCAATTTTTTGGATGACCTTGTCATAGCTTGTTATGAGATTATCAAACCCTTCAATCACTTCTGTTAAAAAATTTAGGTTATCACTTATATATTGTGAAGGTGTGTTTATTTCGTGTGCAATACCCGCTGCTAATTGACCAATGGACTCCATTTTTTGAGCATGCAGTAATTGGACCTCCATTTTGTCCCTTTCCTCCTCAGCTTCTTTTCTTTGGGTAATATCGATAAAAGTTAGCACACGGCCTCTATAATGGGTATCTGTTCCCGCTACAGGTGATACCTGCATATTGACCCAAATGATCTTATTCTCAAAGGTCTTGAGTCGAAATTCGTGAGTGAATCCTTCACCAGATGCCAATGCTCTGTCCCAAAGCTGGATAGTTTCTTGGTGTTCTCTTTCGTGAATAAGAGCATGCCAATTTAGATAATCAGCAAATTGATCCTTTGAATATTCTACCAGTTTGATCCACTGTTCATTCCCGTAGTTAGAACACCCATTGGCATCGGTCCTTAAAATACCTACGGGTGATTTTTCGCTGAGAAAACGAAATTGCTCCTGACTTGCTTGTAGCTGACTTGTTCTTTGTTCAACTTTTCGTTCAATATTCTGCCGAGATATTTTTAGCTCTTTAGTCATTTTTGAAAAGTTATCGATTAATGCACCTACTTCATCTTTTCGTGTTTTTGGTAGTGGTGTGTCAAAGCGGCCGTCAGCTACTTCTTTACTGGCCATGGATAAGGCTTGCATGGGTTTGAGAAGAAAATATTCCAGGGCGAGCCCAATCAGTACACCAAAAAAGGCAACACTGAGCAGAATAAAAAATTGAAGTTCTCTGAGATAGATTTTTAGATTGGAAAGAGCTGAAGTGAAATCATAGACCAGATCCAATTGTCCTAATATAATATCTTGATGATAGATTTTTTGACTTAGGATTTGGATGACATCACTTTCATTAGGCAGTGGTTTTTCCTCCAGTGGGTATAGCACCATTCCTTCGGGATTGACTAATCTCAAATAGATCCAATCAGGATTTTGTTTTTGAACATTCCCAAGGTTATCGTAAATATTTGACAGTTTTTGTTCTGCCAAAAGTGGGAAAATTCCTTCAGCTACGCTTAACAAATTCTTTTCTAGATGTATACGGTTTTGCTGAATGTAGTCTATATTGAGTTTGGGTAACCAAAAGTAAGAAAAGTAGTAGGTAAAGCCAGCTCCTAATATGATAAGGGAAATATAGAGCTTTAGTCTAATATTCAT comes from the Verrucomicrobiota bacterium genome and includes:
- a CDS encoding response regulator; amino-acid sequence: MKKKILFVDDEQFVLDGMKRSMRKMRGQWETDFANSGHAALEKISSSHYDIIVSDMRMPKMNGAQLLQEVKRRDPQTIRFMLSGYSDQDLILQSLNATHQFLNKPCNPTHLMEAMARAEDIEQFLGNKELESLLKGMNRVPSIPSLYRAVNEKLDEPSCDLQEIAELIKQDPGSTAKILSIVNSAFFGNPQKMVDPLEAIQYLGLEIVKSLLLSSQIFSQFEEVEKRGFPIDSLCNQSLKTAHLASKIAAFEKAEKKTIDEAFTGGLLHDIGQLILYFNFPDTYNEIFEKTKNGQVSLSDLEEELIGSSHAEVGSFLLGLWGLPLPIIDAIRMHHSPNLSSDLKFSALTAVHVASAEMKEESLKTTEDKVDLEYLKKLGLDDHLPDWIELINNNQGDF
- a CDS encoding HD domain-containing phosphohydrolase produces the protein MASSKQMLENISKDTITSPTYNFCQEKVLFVDDDAKILSTMKRQFRSAFIIDTAESGAAGLELLNNGEEYAVIVADMKMPYMDGVEFLKKAKVASHDSIRIMLTGNADQKTAIDAVNQGQIYQFLNKPCDKDVLEMTIKSAIKYYWLSQAERELFEKTLHGSVKIMTELLSMTRPQLFKHAIKLQDLAEDFGKHMEAEKPWVMKLAIMLSQIGFMTITDELAGRVRANRSFTAKEEEIVSKIPLNTATLLSQIPHLGEVAYVVSHLDTQFNGFNSPDRSEGDDIPKASRIIKILSDYLNLQSHGQSKQQALETMFQRKGWYDPSILFSFKSWLLEHQVSATKKKAVSLNELKIGDIIMQDIVSPNGNCLLDAYERITAIRLQQLHNLSELIGLVEPVYIEDYSE
- a CDS encoding ATP-binding protein, which encodes MNIRLKLYISLIILGAGFTYYFSYFWLPKLNIDYIQQNRIHLEKNLLSVAEGIFPLLAEQKLSNIYDNLGNVQKQNPDWIYLRLVNPEGMVLYPLEEKPLPNESDVIQILSQKIYHQDIILGQLDLVYDFTSALSNLKIYLRELQFFILLSVAFFGVLIGLALEYFLLKPMQALSMASKEVADGRFDTPLPKTRKDEVGALIDNFSKMTKELKISRQNIERKVEQRTSQLQASQEQFRFLSEKSPVGILRTDANGCSNYGNEQWIKLVEYSKDQFADYLNWHALIHEREHQETIQLWDRALASGEGFTHEFRLKTFENKIIWVNMQVSPVAGTDTHYRGRVLTFIDITQRKEAEEERDKMEVQLLHAQKMESIGQLAAGIAHEINTPSQYISDNLNFLTEVIEGFDNLITSYDKVIQKIDRDAPERGLKEQVSQFKEDGDIDFLREEAPLSLKHAKDGITRVTKIVSAMKDFSHPGSSEKAKIDLNRSIDSTLMVSRNEWKYVADLETQFDNQCPHVFCFPDEFNQVILNLVVNAAQAIEEKMEEGQKGTIEVGTKALDKEVLIWIKDTGGGIPKDIQSKIFDPFFTTKEVGKGTGQGLSICHSIITEKHEGKLSFTCEEGKSTTFSIHMPMSV
- a CDS encoding DoxX family protein; this translates as MKKSNKIIYWISTGLLSALMLMSASVYIIQHETILEAFTKLGYPSYIIYPLALMKLLGVIAILTRKSPLLKEWAYAGFFFNFLLALSAHINAGDGEYLPASVALILLIVSRIFESKMNT
- a CDS encoding HD domain-containing phosphohydrolase codes for the protein MDTKILCVDDEENVVLGYRRSLRKSFKIITATSGVEALEKLKNDGPYAVIVSDMQMPSMTGVELLAQSMEIVPDTVRIMLTGNADQKTAIDAVNDGNIFQFLNKPCSSEVLEKAISRGVRQYKLVTAEKELLENTLNGSIKTLLDILSMMDQKAFSRSQQLKKMVQRFCTCFDVQEVWELELAAMLSDIGKITIPPLVLQKIQDHQVLTDEEKKIYEKVPELSHNLISNIPRLEDVAEIIFYQNKNYDGSGFPLNNKKGEDIPVGARILKILSELVYLESRGIDKFSAIEEMQKRQGVYDIQILTAAAAGFEEVEDEEYTVQEITCIKDFSPGQILLGDISDQQGTMILSNGNELTSMHIQKIKNFSEITKIVFPITVRVPNYSIKVLQKG
- a CDS encoding glycoside hydrolase family 71/99-like protein — its product is MLLRQRIISRNFLSSLLLSIVCLVSESGVLLQADSQVDASTIHGKLMCGYQAWFRHPGDGSTPKGGIEKNRDRWVHWCSRQNPRNITVEMWPDMSEYSKKYDTGLKFNNGEPAYVFSSWDPAVFDLHFRWMKEYNIDGVYQQQFIGQLYEERDLHILKNVKKHCEKYGRVFALEYDVSGSAKNLPLVLKDWERIVEEGFTKSPSYLHHKGKPLLSIWGFGFTTRPYEADVAIDFINKLKNHQNPACRPTLIGGVPTAWRTLDRDSRSDPKWAEVYAMFDVISPWTVGRYGNQALADKHFKEYWEPDLKHLKKAGVEYLPIIFPGSCMANLKSTKGESVHNNFSRQGGHFIWRQAYNLIKGGAKTIKIAMFDEVDEATAIFKTTVTHDEVPNVNQFPLGKHPPGLFVTMQSDGFDIQSDHYLKVAGEINKSLDNPSTLSEVLPLEAPLLREATSKPDALIAIRPIRNTKIGEALKNGKTARMGKPPHSWYERAWKGENHVWRLEESQALHLQIGESYGNAVKNQLTVKVDFFADAGGVLGIEYLKSNQSRTKVEEEINGLKGGEQSLQFVLDGITCKRQLPGKTDLRIYRKDETKKFAAVDIKTLTFIRD